A stretch of the Chanos chanos chromosome 1, fChaCha1.1, whole genome shotgun sequence genome encodes the following:
- the LOC115823269 gene encoding protein farnesyltransferase subunit beta-like, which translates to MEAVNTSLRCFNKAHVSELFEDDNLETVTSKEQKKLESTVQEMFCSKFQDQVLPRPVLLREQHSLFLMKAIHHLPDSSESLDVSRCWLCHWVLHSLNLLEQPLPASTVSDVCQFLARCQSPTGGFGGGPGQQAHLAATYAAVNALCTIGTEEAYNVIDREKLLHFLCSLKQPDGSFALHEGGEIDVRGVYCAASVASLTNIITATLFEDSINWVVRCQTWEGGLAGIPGLEAHGGYTFCGLGALVILKHEYLLDLKAMLRWAVCRQMRFEGGFQGRCNKLVDGCYSFWMSSVLAMLHHALIKQGDAELSRPNWVFDTRALQEYLLFCCQSPDGGLLDKPGKPKDFYHTCYCLSGLSIAQHFKGLDTQETVVLGDDGNKLAQNHPVYNVCPERVARALDYFGKLPIPEQRENGPTFHI; encoded by the exons ATGGAGGCTGTTAATACATCGTTACGGTGTTTCAACAAAGCTCATGTGAGCGAGTTGTTTGAAGACGACAACCTGGAAACAGTGACATCAAAAGAACAG AAAAAACTAGAGAGCACTGTCCAGGAGATGTTTTGTTCTAAATTTCAGGATCAAGTGTTGCCAAG GCCTGTACTGTTACGAGAACAACATAGTCTTTTTTTGATGAAAGCAATTCACCATCTACCTGACTCCTCTGAG AGTTTGGACGTCAGTCGCTGCTGGCTCTGTCACTGGGTCCTACACAGTTTAAATCTGCTGGAGCAACCGTTGCCTGCCTCCACTGTCTCAGA TGTTTGTCAGTTCCTGGCAAGATGTCAAAGTCCCACAGGAGGTTTTGGAGGAGGTCCTGGACAACAAGCACACCTGGCTGCTACATATGCTGCCGTTAATGCTCTCTGTACTATTGGAACTGAAGAGGCATACAATGTCATTGACAG AGAGAAACTTCTGCATTTCCTCTGTTCTTTGAAACAACCAGACGGTTCTTTTGCTTTGCACGAAGGCGGAGAAATTGATGTCAG GGGTGTGTATTGCGCTGCTTCGGTCGCGTCCCTCACAAACATCATCACAGCCACGTTGTTTGAAGATTCGATCAACTGGGTTGTTCG GTGTCAGACGTGGGAAGGTGGATTGGCGGGAATTCCAGGGCTCGAAGCACATGGTGGATATACATTCTGTGGACTGGGTGCTTTAGTTATCCTTAAACATGAATATTTACTGGATCTCAAAGCTATGCTG cgTTGGGCAGTTTGCAGACAGATGCGTTTTGAGGGAGGTTTTCAAGGACGATGCAATAAACTTGTGGATGGCTGTTATTCTTTTTGGATGTCCAGCGTTCTTGCTATGCTCCACCATGCTCTCATAAAACAAG GGGACGCTGAGCTCAGTCGGCCTAACTGGGTGTTTGACACGCGGGCTCTCCAGGAGTACCTGCTCTTCTGCTGCCAGAGTCCAGACGGAGGACTTCTGGACAAACCTGGCAA accGAAGGACTTTTATCACACCTGTTACTGTCTTAGTGGGCTCTCTATCGCACAGCATTTCAAGGGTTTAGATACACAGGAGACGGTCGTCCTTGGTGATGATGGCAACAAATTG GCTCAAAATCACCCCGTCTATAATGTCTGTCCAGAGAGAGTGGCCCGGGCTCTGGACTATTTTGGTAAATTACCCATtccagaacagagagagaacggacCGACATTCCACATTTGA